In a genomic window of Sutcliffiella sp. FSL R7-0096:
- the flgB gene encoding flagellar basal body rod protein FlgB: MKIFSTSIQALEKGIQYSGVKHKAISHNIANVDTPNFKRKEITPNFGETFQKALKSHKTDARHQDFSGTTNLPYKADKTSHSYSHNGNNVDIDKEMSDLAENQIYYYTLIDQMNGKFQSLQSVIKGGKA; the protein is encoded by the coding sequence ATGAAGATTTTTTCGACATCCATCCAAGCATTGGAAAAAGGGATTCAATACTCAGGGGTAAAACATAAAGCGATTTCTCATAATATCGCAAACGTAGATACACCGAATTTCAAGCGAAAAGAAATTACACCGAATTTTGGAGAGACTTTTCAAAAAGCACTAAAGTCACATAAAACAGATGCCAGGCATCAGGATTTCTCGGGGACTACGAATCTCCCATACAAAGCAGATAAAACGTCCCATTCCTATTCGCATAATGGCAATAATGTGGACATCGATAAAGAAATGTCAGACTTGGCTGAAAATCAAATTTATTATTACACTTTGATTGACCAGATGAATGGGAAGTTTCAATCCCTGCAATCCGTGATTAAAGGAGGTAAGGCATAA
- the codY gene encoding GTP-sensing pleiotropic transcriptional regulator CodY has protein sequence MPLLQKTRTINAMLQRAAGKPVNFKEMSETLCNVIEANVFVLSRRGKLLGYSINQQIENERMIKMLEDRQFPEEYTKNLFNISETSSNLDVESEYTAFPVENKELFQSGLTTIVPIIGGGERLGTLILARLQEPFSDDDLILAEYGATVVGMEILREKAEEIEEEARSKAVVQMAISSLSYSELEAIEHIFEELDGKEGLLVASKIADRVGITRSVIVNALRKLESAGVIESRSLGMKGTYIKVLNDKFLFELSKLKSH, from the coding sequence CCATTATTACAAAAAACAAGAACAATCAATGCAATGTTACAAAGAGCAGCAGGAAAACCGGTTAATTTCAAAGAGATGTCTGAAACATTATGTAATGTAATCGAAGCTAATGTATTTGTGCTTTCCCGCCGTGGAAAGCTATTGGGATATTCCATCAATCAACAGATTGAAAACGAACGTATGATTAAAATGCTTGAAGACCGCCAGTTCCCGGAGGAATATACAAAGAACCTGTTCAATATCTCTGAAACATCATCCAACCTGGATGTAGAGAGTGAATATACTGCATTCCCTGTAGAGAACAAAGAATTGTTTCAATCAGGTTTAACGACCATCGTACCAATCATCGGTGGTGGAGAGCGTCTTGGTACACTGATTCTTGCTCGCCTGCAAGAACCATTCTCTGACGATGATCTTATCTTGGCTGAATATGGTGCGACAGTGGTAGGGATGGAAATTCTTCGTGAGAAAGCGGAAGAGATCGAAGAGGAAGCCAGAAGTAAAGCTGTCGTACAAATGGCGATCAGCTCGCTATCGTACAGTGAGCTAGAAGCGATTGAGCATATTTTCGAAGAGCTTGACGGAAAAGAAGGTCTGCTAGTGGCAAGTAAAATTGCCGACAGAGTTGGGATTACACGTTCTGTCATCGTAAATGCATTACGTAAACTAGAAAGCGCAGGAGTAATAGAGTCGCGTTCATTAGGAATGAAAGGTACTTACATTAAAGTGCTTAACGACAAATTCTTGTTTGAACTTTCAAAATTGAAATCACACTAA